A genomic window from Bos javanicus breed banteng chromosome 13, ARS-OSU_banteng_1.0, whole genome shotgun sequence includes:
- the NKX2-2 gene encoding homeobox protein Nkx-2.2, whose protein sequence is MSLTNTKTGFSVKDILDLPDTNDEEGSVAEGPEEENEGPEPAKRAGPLGQGALDTVQSLPLKNPFYDSSDNPYTRWLASTEGLQYSLHGLAAGAAPQDSSSKSPEPSADESPDNDKETPGGGGDAGKKRKRRVLFSKAQTYELERRFRQQRYLSAPEREHLASLIRLTPTQVKIWFQNHRYKMKRARAEKGMEVTPLPSPRRVAVPVLVRDGKPCHALKAQDLAAATFQAGIPFSAYSAQSLQHMQYNAQYSSAGAPQYPTAHPLVQAQPWTW, encoded by the exons ATGTCGCTGACCAACACAAAGACGGGGTTTTCGGTCAAGGACATCTTGGACCTGCCGGACACCAACGATGAGGAGGGCTCGGTGGCCGAAGGGCCGGAGGAGGAGAACGAGGGGCCGGAGCCCGCCAAGAGGGCCGGGCCGCTGGGGCAGGGCGCCCTGGACACAGTGCAGAGCCTGCCCCTGAAGAACCCCTTCTACGACAGCAGCGACAACCCGTACACGCGCTGGCTGGCCAGCACCGAGGGCCTTCAGTACTCGC TGCACGGGCTGGCGGCCGGCGCGGCGCCCCAAGACTCGAGTTCCAAGTCCCCGGAGCCATCGGCCGACGAGTCACCGGACAATGACAAGGAGACCCCCGGCGGCGGGGGGGACGCCGGCAAGAAGCGGAAGCGGCGGGTGCTCTTCTCCAAAGCGCAGACCTACGAGCTGGAGCGGCGCTTCCGGCAGCAGCGGTACCTGTCGGCGCCCGAGCGCGAGCACCTGGCCAGCCTTATCCGCCTGACGCCCACGCAGGTGAAGATCTGGTTCCAGAACCACCGCTACAAGATGAAGCGCGCCCGGGCCGAGAAAGGTATGGAGGTGACGCCCTTGCCCTCACCGCGCCGGGTGGCCGTGCCCGTTTTGGTCAGGGACGGCAAGCCGTGCCACGCGCTCAAAGCCCAGGACCTGGCAGCAGCCACCTTCCAGGCGGGCATCCCCTTTTCGGCCTACAGCGCGCAGTCTCTGCAACACATGCAGTACAACGCCCAGTACAGCTCGGCCGGCGCCCCCCAGTACCCGACAGCACACCCCCTGGTCCAGGCCCAGCCGTGGACTTGGTGA